The following nucleotide sequence is from Saccharomycodes ludwigii strain NBRC 1722 chromosome VII, whole genome shotgun sequence.
AACCAATggttaaaattaaatttggcttgctattaaaaaatctgATATAGGTTTATGAATCCCTTATGGTTTATACTTTGTCCCCCATCTTTATTCCCCacaccttttttttttttttttttttgtcattgGTATGCTTCGACTAAACTGAAATATCCATTTTCAATTACTACTTGAAAGATGCAGTTCtttatattaaatgaaGTTGTGTAGCAATGTAAATTGTGTGTTTACTTATTTACTAATCGCTCCAATCCACGGACCAGTGCACTCCGGAAATGTCTTGATTATTAATCCGTAACTTATCGGattcattattaaatgtCCGTTTAAAAGATACACGTTGCTATATCCAGTAATTCGACGCGGTCTTTTGACCACCATATTTAATTTGTGCGTTTGTTTCTGCGTTCGTCTCAAGATTATTTCCTTATATGGAAATTTTTTAGAtatacttaaaaaaaaaaaaatatcgaGATTTCCATACTCGTTCCCATTTCCCCCTTTCAGCTTTAATTATTGAGTAAAagtcattttttaatttttcgcTTAACATCATCTTTCATATAAGCTacttaaaacaaaaaatgaccaagttattaataattttttcaaatgatAAGTAATAAATAACAGTTTTCTACAGcctatatatatttacatatacatatggTACTACTAAATTATCTGATTAGCGTTTCAATCTAAATCAGCAACAACTCTACTCCATTTACCATGCTCAACTCTGCCATATTGAATATCAGCAATCCATTTGGCAATATCCTTGGTTAATTGACCAGATTGTTCACCTGGCAATAAAGGAACTTTAATATCTTTACCATTCCATccaatttctttaattggagaaacaacagcagcagTACCAGCACCAAATGCTTCTAATAATTCATTCTTTTCAGCCTTTTCAGCAACTTCGTTGATACTGTAGTAACGTTCGGAAATAATCCATTCTTTTGGATCCAATTTTTCTCTGGCCAAGTTCAAAATGGAATCTCTGGTGACACCTTCTAAAATAGTACCATCTAATGGGGCAGTAACCAATTCTTTCTTACCAGTTTTTTCATCCttaaaaacgaaaaaaacgTTCATTGTACCAACTTCAGTGATATGTTTTTCTGGACCAAATAACCACAAGTTTTGTTGGTAACCTCTCTTGGCGGCTTGCAATTGAGGCAAGATGCATGGAGCATAATTGGCACCCAACTTTTTGTCACCAACACCACCTGGCCAAGCTCTGGTAGCATAATCAGTAGCTTCTAATCTAACGGCTTTGAAACCAGTCTTGTAGTAAGGACCGACTGGAGAACAGATAACATACAACAAGGCCTTATCTGGATATCTAACACCTACACTTTCACTGGTACCTATCATAGTAGGACGGATATACAAAGAGTAACCTTGGCCTTGAGGAACCAAATGTTTATCTTGTTCAATTAATTTACCAATTAATTTGATCAATTCATCAGATTCAAAAGTTGGCAAACAAATTCTGGCGGCACTCTTGTTCATTCTTTGCATGTTTTTGTCTGGTCTAAACATGGTAATTTTGTTGTCAGGAGTTCTGTAAGCTTTCAAACcttcaaataattcaaaagCGTAGTGGAAAACACAAGTGGATGGATCCAAAGACAAGTTACCATATGGTTTGATTATTGGAGCATCCCATCCCTTTTCTTCAGTCCATTCAATGGTTAACATGTGGTCGGTAAAAGTTCTACCAAAAACCAATTGGTCATTTGGTTTTGGCTTAGATGGAGTTGAAACGTTTGTAATTTTAACTTTAGAAGCATCTAATGATGCGGTGCTTATTGTTCTGATTAAGGATGCTATGCTATGCTTGTCTCTAGCAAATAATTTGGAGATATTATTTCTCAACATGATGTATCAGTATTAATAGTtactttgttttattttagaaaacgcgagaaaaaaaaaaggcagtGACACAACGAGAACTAACAACTAAAAgtttgatatatatatatatatttcatttttttactaataTTGACTTTAAGAAGCAAGTTTACTATCTGTTCTTTTATagtatttgttttatttaaaaattgtttgaaACTTTGTgaaaaatgtatataaatttttgagtaaaatttttttaaattattagatgTTAATTAAGATAAGATATAAGATTTGTTTTAtgccaaaataaaataaaaaaatgactaataattatgactattaaatatatattaccGAAAAGATACACAGACGTTTGTTTTTAAGCCACTTTTTGCTTTGAAAATCAAGCAAACAACCGTGTAAAAATGCTTTCCTCgcgtatattttttaaccgtgtaaaattatcattccttttttaaaagattttcaACCGTTATCGATGATCGTAAGTGCTATTAGACAACTaatcaattgaaaaaaaaagatactCTTTTATGTCTTACAATGTGAGTAGCTtcaattgttaaaaaattaaacagttattaatataacaGCTTGGCAGAATGTcgctttttttccttcccaaatttctttaaatgcatttgttttattcagaaattaaaatttccCATAGCACAGGCAAACtgcaaatatatatatatatttgctGAGATGAGATCAATTATAAAGtattcttattattgttactgaATACTTAGAATATTCTCTGATTCAATTGTAAAGTCACATGATATTGTCACTTATAAActaatttgtatttttttttttgtgctTCTTCTTAGATGATTGCTAACCATATaattagataaaaaaaaaatagtctaattaatatatttttaaatttagcTTTGCGATCTTTTGTGTATCATaaattgtatttatatttctgTTTGCTTGTTCAAATTGAACCTTAAATATGCTGCCTGAAATATACCCCCACTTATATATTGAAACAACAAATACTAAGTGtacaataattatattttgttgtttaatttaattcaCTATTTAAACATAGtctcaaaaatatatcctagaaaaaaaaaaaaatactttatataagcttttattattattattaaagaaCTGCTTCTAGTTATACTCCATATTTGATAGATACATTCAGATAATTGATCACATGCAAAAATAATCTGTACTCTTGTTAGTTAATATCTAATGTAGTGGAAGTAAATTCCAATGAGGAATTAAATGAATAGTATTAatttgattaaaaataaattattgttagtaAAATTAGCAGTAATGTTATATTGACTATCTATATGAACTTGTTTAGTGAAAATTCACAAATTAAACTTAATTCAGCAAAAAGACATATCTATagtatatattaattagaAATTTCTTACATAATTATGTAGTTATaaatagtattaaaaaaaggagcaacaaaaaaaaaaaaaaaatgtgttAATAACGATACGtgtcaataaaaataattcaaatacATTAATCCGgttgattaatttttatggatatgttttttattgaattaaGATATCTTATTTGctaattattttgttaatatacgtatttaataaaaaaaaagctatCTTACACAGTTTTATAGGATACACTGGCGCATAGCTTTGTTATTCGCTACtgtagaaaaattaaatatcaTTGATTAGACcttaaagaaaatgatgaaaatgaactgaatttaaaatatatattatattataaatgacttttatttacttttttagctttttttttaatctacTTGGTAAGATATgctatttctttttatttgaaacaaaaaaaaaatgcaaattTGGATGTCAAAATACCGAACTAAGGCTTTTTTTACCTCTTATTGAAGCGagatctaaaaaaaaaaaaaaaaaaaaaaaaaaaaaaagataagatTTAAACAAGAcattccctttttttttttttaacaaactACAAATAAGTAAGGTCGTATATAGAgtgttaatattaaatttatagGAACAccactactattatttaatgttaaatcttttttgtcTGCATTATCATAAAAAATGggaaatttattatcagattaattaacaataaaaataaaaaaagtattaataaAGGTAGAACAAGATAGTTAGTAATTATTACATTACGTACAATTCAAtctataaaatattactaaAAGATTCAATTGTTAGTCTTAGGttatctaataaaaatatctaGTTATCTTCACTTGTATCCCTTTTCTTTGTATGAACTTTGCATTTATGACTTTTCCTAACTT
It contains:
- a CDS encoding uncharacterized protein (similar to Saccharomyces cerevisiae YHR208W | BAT1 | Branched-chain Amino acid Transaminase (paralog of YJR148W | BAT2)), giving the protein MLRNNISKLFARDKHSIASLIRTISTASLDASKVKITNVSTPSKPKPNDQLVFGRTFTDHMLTIEWTEEKGWDAPIIKPYGNLSLDPSTCVFHYAFELFEGLKAYRTPDNKITMFRPDKNMQRMNKSAARICLPTFESDELIKLIGKLIEQDKHLVPQGQGYSLYIRPTMIGTSESVGVRYPDKALLYVICSPVGPYYKTGFKAVRLEATDYATRAWPGGVGDKKLGANYAPCILPQLQAAKRGYQQNLWLFGPEKHITEVGTMNVFFVFKDEKTGKKELVTAPLDGTILEGVTRDSILNLAREKLDPKEWIISERYYSINEVAEKAEKNELLEAFGAGTAAVVSPIKEIGWNGKDIKVPLLPGEQSGQLTKDIAKWIADIQYGRVEHGKWSRVVADLD